ACAATCGCACAAGGAAGATTTgactaaagaaaaagaaaagcagccCACAAAAGCAGGTCATGGAAGAATGGAACCCTTTACTTTGCCAAAAGCCATATTATTAATCAGGCACACAAATGAATGGAAAGGTCATTCACGGCGAAAACCTTTTGCGTGATTGCAGGAACCAAATTAAAAGTAGTGTTACCCCGAGCATAGGATAGGACGCCTTCCCCTTCCCTCTCCCCACTTGCCTTTGAGTCACCAACTTGCCTTACCGTTGCCTGCCTACAACTCAGGATGTCGCATCTTTCACCTTATCTTCAATCATTACTTTCTTCTTACGACCAAAACCCCATTTAGCAAATCAGTAGAAAAGCCTCGGTGGGCTGGGGTGGGGTGGAgtttaaactttattttttattaatgtGTCACTATATGTGATTTTTCTGGTCCGATAATTGTTCAATTCTCGTCAATTTCTCTAAATTTTATTGGACCTCTCTCCCCGCTGATGCAGATTAGAATAGAAGTAACAGGCTAATTGTTGCcgtctgataaaaaaaaaaaaccagtaaAAGATCTCCCCATAATTGCCACTTCGACTGCAAAGTATTGTAATAATTCTATGCAAGCTAAGGTCGTAAACCCATCATCCTATCCACGTTTGGTgaggttttgaaataaaaatgcaTTTGCAACCCCGTGATAATACTACTATAATAGTGGTGTAATAGGAAGTTTATACAAGTAGTATAGTACAAAAGTGATCCTTATCATTATATGTATGGTACCACGAAAAGTTTCCAGCATAAAGCTTTTGCCTGGCGAGTGGTGACCTCTCTTTTCACCTATTCCCACGTAGAATCTTTTGGTGACTGATTGTGTGAAGCGTTGGATTTGTCAAGATTGACGCGAAAAGTTTTTAGTAGTTGCTTTCATAACTGATGTTGCTTAAGCATTTCCAACTCGACACCTTTATCGAATCTTTTTGAGCTTTGCATTTTTCgccaaatattttaaaaaaaatgttggaAGACAGAAGATTAGATTTCAATACTAGTCGCCAATTTGTTTCCAGACCGGATTGGAGTGAAGCCAAAATGCATTGCCGATCGAGTTTAACAGAAGTCCATATATCGCTATTATTACCTCTTGACATCATTATAtattcaaagaaaaagaaaaagaaaaagattcgtcATCATGTACGTAAAAGAAGTGGATGTCATGTTGTAACTACTCCGAGATAAGTCCTAATATTTACCATTTCACTTTCTACAAGcaattcatttgctcaattagttgaagagttttgtttaCTCTATCCATTATATTATATCTATCCATTTTCCGTTCAATGCAAAACTACGTAATTCCATTACTAATTCAGGGGTGTTTAGTAAATAGGTTTCAAATTCAATTATATCCATAAATGATTTTTATTTATGCCCAATTGTACCCATAGTCTTCTAATTTGGAATTTCACGCCGCATGATTCAGATGAGATTAGGTAAGCATTTAAGGATGAGATCCTTGAGTTTGTCAGAGTTGCAGTTACGTGTAATTATGTTGATTCAGAAATTAGGCCATCCATACTAAAATTGAATTGAAACTCATTTACCAAACATCCCCTAAATATGCATTCAATGTATTGTGCCACATCAGCAATATTAGTAAATGAAACTACGTAGTTTTGCATTGGACATGAAAGTGGATAGATATAATGGACAGAGGATCCCATCTGGAGCTGCATTTCACGTTTAAAATACACGAAAATCATCAAGATTTTAAGAGAGTTAATGGGATGAATTATGCTGAACGGTACTAATGGTAGATGAAATAGGAAAAAACGATAATGCTGAAAGGAGGTCTCAATTTTCTGTCTCAAAGCAGATGATGGAGGAATATGGGTTCATCATAGTTTTGTTGAAGGATGCTGACACATGAACTACCATAATATAGGATTCATTCATATGATTCATCCAATTGCCCTCTTTCATGAGAATTGAGAAGCCAGACCCTCCCCTCCCGCAATGTCATTTTCCTAAAATTGAACATAATTATAACGCTATCCCCCATGCACCACAATAGCGtgtgaaatgaaattattcatTATCAATCCAGGGGGACCCGAACCATCGATTTCCTCTGCCCTGTGTAgcaaattttcatttctctTCTCGGATCTTCCCTCTCTTCTTCAATTCTCTAGTGTGAGCTTGtaatttgatgatttttcttagCCTACTTTTCAGGATGAGATATTTTACCAAAAGtggttttttttaataatttatttcacgAATTATACGTTTTACGAGTTCCAGCTAAAAAGCAGTGAAAAGAAAGAATTTTCGGGCCGTGGAGGAGATGCTTCGGATGCCCTCTTTAAATAAGTGGTCCAAAGTCCGAAAGTGAACTGGGTCAGTGCGTGCGAGTAGTCATTCTCTTAAATCTGTAAGTTCTGAGGTGGCCCAATGATATTGGATGTTGATCTGTAGCTCAGAAACGGGTGACTTGAATTGGGGATTCATAATTGGATTGTTAGCAGCCTGCATTTATCTTAAACCCGATTTGGCTCGGCACGAAACAAATAAAGGCCTTTACATCTCCAATTATTAAGCACAAGATTCAAATCCTAAACTAATATCCTCAACTGTCAAGTAAGCACACAATTCAAATCCTAAACCTGACGGTGAATAAGGTTCTAAGAGGTCTCTCCTGCCCAGGGAGCCAACCCTAGTAGTTAAACAGACAAAGGCTGTAGTGCACTATGCATCCACAGTTGGCACTTTTCAGCATGGCTACTAATGTCTGGCTTTTCGACCTCGCAATGACATCAGTTGATGAATAGAGTCCATTGCTATTGtccctctaaaatatcattcctcTTAGATGGATGAATCCAAGCCTACGGCCCGGCTGTAACTACAAATGCGGCCCACGGGAAGCCCTTGAAGTTGGAAGTAGTAAGTAACCTTGTATTGATTACTAGAGTGTATGATTAGAAGATTGATTTGGCTAACAGATGTTTAATGGACACCcgtcaagaaacatttcaaacgttatttttttttaaaaaaaaaaggtgcctAAATATAGAGaggaaataaatatatttatacgaTAAATTAAGTGTAATTTAAACGTATTAACAAGTGTTCCATTAGAAAAATCCTCACAAGAATCATATGGAGTAATCAATAATGTCATCGAGCATTAATCTGATGACAATAGTCAAGAGCAGTGCATTTCGCTGTATAAAAGGTAAGGTCGAAATTTCATTCcttgaaatcttgttttgagTAGCTCATATTTTGGTTATATGACAGAGGCGCAGTCTTGTGATTAATCAGTTATCAGTCAAAAAGTATTCAAGTGTGGCGCAAATCTTCCACCGCAGAAAATCTGGTGTCATGAATGCTACAACGACTATTTGTACACCCCTTCATAATTACTGCTATAGATGGATGAATGATGCATCAATTTGCAAAATCTCTTGTTCTCATTACTGGAATGTGAACGTTCTCGAGAAAGAATTGCCGTGTCTTATACTCTTATCATTCACAATCAAAGGTATCACTACGTTTTAATTCATACTGGTTTGGGTAAAAGTTTTGCATTTATTAAGATTGGCGGCACGAGAAGCAATGAACGGAATTACGAGGGAAAGAAATAAACAAGTGATTGACCAAACTATGAGCttataaagataaaaaaaaaaaaaaaaaaatcctcccaCCCCTTCCTACATTTTTCGTACCCTCAATTGTCAAGCAAAGGAAACTTGAACCTACCTCCAATTCTCATACAAAGGATTGAAACGCGGAAACTAATAGTGGAGAATGTTTTAGAAGTCCTCCCTTGATCACTGGGCTAACCTcagtgattaaaaaaaaaaacaattgagCTTATTAAATAATTCTAGTatcctagaaaaaaaaaaataaaaccattatgataaagtcaaaagaaaaacaagatttAAAGGAAAAATGCGCTCAAGAATTAGTACTATCAGTAAGGGGTGTTCATGGATTGGATAATCAATCCATTTGCAATTTCGCTGATCCTAGCCACAAGTAGCAGTTCAGTAAAATTGCATTCCACACCTTAACCCTATTCAATCGGTTAACTGCTAACCGGTTAACTTGTAGGATAAGTTCGGGTATAATATAGAGTAATCTAATCCTTTTGTACTTATAgcgaaaaataaaaaacagaattagattaataaataaaacaataCAATAGTTATCTAAATGAATAAGAGTGGTTAATTCTCCAACTCTAAAAACgattaacaaaatcaaaaatcaaaacgcAATAGATAATTAAAGCATAAATATTTTCAacatttgtttttgtttttttctatttcttgaaaactattaattcattttttattaagGATGACAGGTTATTTCACAACCAAACATGTAAGCTCTATAAATTGAAGACAAAATAAGTAGAGTGGTAAAATGGATAGAATTtatgagaaaggaaaaaaatttagaagaaaGACAACAAATAGAGTAGTTGAATAAATGAAATCAGTAGCGACGAACGTGGGaaatggaaaaaataaataaaaaataaggtTAAATATACAAGTTTATAAGTTGTGAAAAATAAAATGTATAATGGTTTGGATGCTAGTTATCTTAACTAACCTTACACATATGGGATAGTTTCGCGTAACCAcagttttttaaatttaaaaagcaTACACTAACCTAATTTGTCAAGTACCATCAAATAATCTAACCATTTTTTAAAACTATGGGTTGATTACCCAGTTTTTTTGGATTTGACCGATTCGCTTTTTCGGTTCTTTATGAACACCCCTAACTATGTATCAGTTCAAGCATCCTAATTGTTGAAATAAGTCTTATTTTGGGCTTTGACTTGCACTGATTACATGGTTTTAAAAGTAAACAAGAGCAGCACGAAAATAAAAAACCATGTGGAAACCGACTGTCACGTGGCGTGAGGAATTAGCATGTGGATTAAAATGGTCTGCACCTTTGAACCCGCAAGGAGACCCGCTCACTTGATCTGTTTTTTTTCATCCCCACCACTGTTTCTTCTTTCAGTCGTAGGAATTTGTAAGCATATGTCACCTGACAACAAATGATTAACGCCAATCATAAATTTCGGCGTACCTCACCGCCCGGGGGTAGGTTTAGCCGCTCAGGGGGTGCTTTTGGGAGCCGAGAACGTGGAAAATTGCATGGATGATGGATGAAATTTTGCTTTCGTCATCGTATAAATTGCTTTAAAATTTCTTTTGAGAGATTAAACTTATTTCGTATGCTGCTGTGTAAGATACACCTTCCTTTTAGAGTATGCAAGGGTTTATGAAGTCGGATGCACGGCATGATTTATGACGCGTTTATAGAAGGTAAGAACGCAATTATTAAAGCTGATTATTACTGCTGTGATTTGTTTTTCATTGTTAATGTACGATCAGTTTTAGTTTGGATTAAATATGATTCTACAAATTATGGTGTTAATTAATTCTTAAGCGGTAGACAACAGGCTATCTgtgcttgattttttttttttttttggggggtcgAAAATTGATGGTTCAGCTAGAGAAGTAAATGCTATATGTAACCTGATATCATGATATCCAACAATATGcattagtttttatttgatgATTGTTGATAGACAGAGGcatttcataataataatatgactGGGATCCATTATGTTAATTACTAATTGCTTAAATGCTCGTACCAAACATAAATATCTTTGTGCCCAAACACCCTTGGTTTGCCTGCTACAGATTGAACTCCAGCATACGGAGTTCTGCATGGTTTTAGTAACAGGACCATGAATTAATTAGACCTCATAACACGGGGGGAAAAGTCTTGTTATGTGATCGATGGCATGAaacttcttcttcatcttcagtTTGTAGATTTGCATGGTTTTAGGATGGTATTGCAATTTGCAAGCCGTAAAGATTGAGCTCAGAGAGCAGATTCCGATGGTCAAGACTTCTTTATATTTCCAACTCCGATCGGAAGGAGCTTCTATCATTTCAACGAGGATTTTAAGTACAGAACCATCATCAATTAACAATCATTTCACGCCTGGTATTCAAGACTTAAATGCACGTTTTTGGTCGTCCCATCACAAGTCAATTTCTATTCTACTAATTGTATCATGATTCATGATGAACAAAACTTCTTTTAACCCATTCCATATTTCCAGTGCTAGTTAAACTACTGCATCAGAACAAATTCTTTAGCAGCAATAATTGCTCCAGAAACTTATTGCAGCCACTGGCCAACCGATTCTAGATTTGTCTGAGCAGCAGCTCAAAATCGTACTGATCATGCCTTCATTACCGTATATTATCGCTCGTGGCATAAATAATAATATGCTATGCGCACGCCATTTTCAGCAATATATATAGAGCTCTTCTTCAGTGTGAACTGAATGTCAACAACTTGTTTTACCTCCTCTCACCAGCCACTGCAACAACTTCCCGCAAACAGACATGGACCACTTTAAGGCTTCTCATTTATTGCCTTAAATTCATCTTCGCACTTCTAACTATACATATCCTTTTCTAAGTGCTTTTATCATCAAAGATCAATACAGACGGTGGtccaaattcaaaccaaaaaagaaaaaaaaaattaattaacgtAGTAATTAATCCCCCCGATTACTCACTTCTATTTATGGGCGCACATGGATGATCTGACTCAAACTAAATATTACTACAAAACCTTTCTAGAACTAGTATCCCTTTGATAACAAAATAATTCTCTGCAGATTTAAAATCGGGGTTTCTTGATTCAGAGCCCAATGATCAATGTGCATGGTCTGCCCTCACTGTTTTAAATACTCGTAGCAAAGTTTTTAATGTCAAACATCTTTTAAAGTAGAGTAGTAGTAAtaatatagagagagagagagagagggtccAAATGCCACAACAAGTCTACTAGATAAGTCATCTTTACTTCTCATCGACTCCATCTTTGCCTTGGATCTTGAACTAGTGAGACGCAGCAGCTCAGAAGTAAGAACCAACAAGGAGACAgctcaagaaaagaaattatGCACAACAGAGGCCAAGATCTCCCACCTCCCAGATTCCTTCAAATTAAGCAGGATGACAAATTTTTCTCAAGGCTGTTGTCCAAAGAAAGCTCTAAAGGTGAAGAAGCCTCTTTCAGGGTCCTGTACTACGGAGGAAACACAGGTTCGATCCCCTTCACGTGGGAATCTCAGCCAGGCACCCCAAAACACACATTTTCTGATAATTCTCTCCCTCCTCTCACACCACCTCCCTCTTACCAGCTTAGCACCCCTAGGAGGAAAACCATGCAGAAGCACTCCAAGCCCAATTTCTTCAACTCCATTTTCCCCCGAGCTTCTTCGAAAAAATCAGCCTCGTTTTCACCACCATCTTCCTTATCATACTCATCATCGTCGCACTCCTCGTCATGTTCGCTGCCATCCACCCCAAAAAATACTTCCGCCATCCACTTTGGGCTAGATGAGGATGATGATCATGACCACATGCCCACTTCACCGACTTCAACTTTGTGCTTTGGTGCCGGAATCAAATGCGCCGGCCAGTCTGGAAGCGGTCACCAACCAATGAAGAATGTGATGAAGAAGGCGTTCCTGTCCATTGTTGGCCATGGTACTAGGGCTTAGATGATACACATGGAAATTGGAAGTCTGTCCATTTTCAACACCATATAGAGGGAGTGCCGATTTATTTAGGTGCATCTTTGTCAAAATCTAGGGTGTTAAGAATGTATTGTGACATATTTGGTTCATGATTAAATGAGTGAAATATATTCACTATACCAATTCGGAGTAGATTAGcgttggtcttttttttttttttttaaatttttggggATGATGTATTTGGTCCATGATTACGTGAGTGAAATCTATTCACTCTTCCAAACGGGATAAGTTTAGCGttcgccttttttttttttccccttcctctttttttttttttatttatatttttgcgAATTATATGAAAGCAGATGTATCTAGAACTTGTCACCGGAAATAAATGTTACCTTTCACCTTTGTTGCTTCATTAATCAAGGGCATCTCATTGACATCGTTGGGGAATTAGGTCTTTGAGAATTCTTAAAGACCTAATTAATTGGCAATAGAAGCATtgggcatttcatttttatcttttttggaaaattttttcccttttttttttgtaatttgctCTATCCGCACCTTGAAATTATTTTAATGCCGCTCAACTTTAACGGACGCGAGAGCTGGCAAAAATCGGTAACAAACAAACAAAGGGGAAAAGTGAAGCCCTGTAAAACCGTGGAAAACGTAACCGATGGAAACGGAAATTAATTATTGTGGTCTACAAATCCGCACTGTTTTTGACGGAAGAAGGAAGGCATATGCCACGAAACTAGCTGCCACATGCGCTGTCCCCAGCAAACTGTTACGCCTCTTAAAGGCGTATAATATATTGCGCTCTGAATCTCTTGCACAAAGAAATGgaacattaaagaaaacaaagaaaagaaaagaaaagaaaggagaagaaaacCAGTTCGAAAACAAGGTGAGGGTTTATACTTTGGCCTCAAAGGTTATTGATATTTAACAAATCCCGTGTGCAAAGCAGTTCGAATCTCTTCGGTGTCAATATTTGATGCCAAATTCAATGTTAATTTCATTTATCACGTGAGAGTAAAGGAAACTTGAGATATATTAAACCAAATTGagttattaaaaattttttaaaaaaatataacatttgGTATAAATATAAAAGTAGTACTGAGTTGCTAATCAAATTTAGATTTAAGTGAAAAAATTTGCTACAAAATTTATGGGGGCATCAAGGATTGCTATACGGACAATGATGATTGGCGAAACTTTAGAGATGAATTTGATTAAAAACAAACTTGGTGCCAATGGAAATTCTCACGACGACTCTGAAGATATTATTATGATTTTGAAAGTTACagatatatttaaaatttcttCTATCGTTATGTCTATCCAAAGTCCGATTATGAGGTACAAACTACCTTTGGCACTGATATATTATTAGTCGACCTTGATATTTATAGCATTTATAGCATTTCTTTTCAGGGTTGTTGATCAACATCACTTTCTCCTCCATTGGACATAATTTATTTGAGTTCTTCCTTGATACTGCATTggtttgttttcttcttcttttctttctttttttttacatcCCAAACACTCATTATATGTCACCAGCATAGTTTAGATCATACAGTATATGTGTGGGCACTACTGCACTCTTACTTAGGACCAGAGAAACAAATTAATTAGCGTTTGGTGGGGATTCTGATGCGTAGATTTGAATTATGTCTCTATTATCATTTACTGAGGCTGTGTAATAATAAATAGGAGTATGTTTTAGAGTATACGTTTTCCAAAAGCCAAGGCCTGTGTAGTCGCTATCTCTGTCGAATGTGGGCTTTTTCTGGAAGAGCCTGTTGGTTGGGGCGTCCAGAAGGCAGTCCGATATTACGAGGCCCAGTACAATTTTCTTAGTTTTACCATAGCCTAAGATAGTGTGACAGAATACCAATCGGCAGGCCAATACACTGAGGCCCATACATCTATGGCGCAATCAACTCGAATTTTACCAAGGAGAAAAGAGCAGAAGAaggcaataaataaaaaaatattgaagAGAACTTAGTTACAACAATATTTTTCTTGGAAAATAAAAAGATGTTTTTCTAGGGTAAGTTATAAAACTTTCTAGCTTTCAATGTCTTGTTTAACTTTATAAATTCATCATTCATTGATATATCAACATCCTCGAGTTTATCTTACATAACGTATTTAGAGTCTGTCTAATAGGTGCCAATTGGACACTCCTATTAAGATAAAGATGTATTTCAAgtgtgaaatttttgaaaatataaactCGTCTCTTTTATCACTTAGTACTAACTTATAGGATTATCGTTTTAGGTGCATACTCTATTAAACATCAATGCTGATTGAgaaggtaaaagaaaaaaaaaaagagtttcatCCTGCAGCTTCATTTATTTTACAAACTCCGCACTCCTGGCAGGTACCCTGATTTTATTTTTGCACTGTCAATTGATAAAGTCGAAGTTATTTTTGCACTCCCGCCAAACTCCTTCCTCTTTAATTAAGCTAGCaggaactcaaaaaaaaaaaaaaaaaaagagagagagagaaagaaatagAAACTCCCCACCACCTTAAAACTACGAGATCAACGAGAATTTTCAAATATATTATTCAAAAGAACTGGCACAATACAATACGCCTAATTCATCAGAACTGAAAAACTTCCGTCCCCATTGTTACAAGCATGTGGCGCAACAGCATAGAGCAAAAGGATGTAGCACTTGAAGCTAAACAGTATTTAGATATGTAAAAAAGTTCATAACTATAAACATTGCATGAACCCACAGTGTTAATTATGATAATTTCtcattttaccaaaaaaaaaaaagaaaaaaggatcaTGGAACCTCGTTGATCATCGATCACTACGTTCAAAATAAACGTAGGTCTTGGATTGAACGATCAATTTTTGAGTGATCAATATTTGTTGGCACAATTGGGGAATTAGTTGTGTTactaaatagtttttttttttttctttttttgggggtgATGGGATTTGTTGAGGCTCGTTCGTCCGTCCGTCCTTCCTGGAAGATGCCTTTCGTTtctgcacacacacacacacacagagagtAGTGGGAGGATGGTTTGTGAAATAGTTTGTGAATCCGTCTCCTCGTGCAATACATTGATCAACACAAAAAGATCATCCTTCATTGATGACCCTCATAAAACCAAAAGGGACTCAACCCactaacttttcagttttcagacTCCCCCCGTTCCATTCCACTCCACTCCACTCCACTCCACTCTCTATTACAACTATGATTTTGTCACTTTCTTACAAATCCTTTTatcctctctttctctttctctctctctctctctcattttttttttgtttttttccccttttttttccaGCATATCTTGCCTCTCAAGCGTTCTTTTTAACTCCGCCTCCTCCTTTTCTTCTTGCTCTTTCTCTCTCCCACTCGATCGTGTTCGTGTGAGGCAACAACAAAGACCATTTGCTTACCAGCTTTGCCTGCAGCCCAAGTTGATGCCTCAATGTCTGCGCAAAGGTATTAGTCTCCTCCCCTCTCACCAGTCACTGATAATATTTGCTACTATCATTTTAATGATCAATTTTAGAcccaaaaaaagagagagagagctaatAAAGTCTTGGTTTGGCTATTCTAATATGTATTTGGGACGTGATTGTGTGCGAGCCTCAGCACTAATTAATGATCATCGCCGTTTAAATTAGTACGTATAATTAAGGTGGGCTGAAAgggataaaattaaaatcaagtAACGAGTAATTCCTCAGTTTCGGTGCACTAGTAATttttatatatctattgaaAGTTTTTGCAGGGAAAAGGTTGAGAAGGTAAAGATAGAGCCGGATTATGGGCTTAAGGGATTGAATCAaataggaggaggaggaggaggtgaaGGCGGGAGAGTTATTAGACCTTGCGCCGCCTGTAAGCAAATGAGACGACACTGTTCAGCAAAAAAATGTCCCTTTTCTCCATATTTTCCCCCTAACGAACCTCTCAGATTTGCTTCCGTTCACAGAGTCTTTGGTGCAAGCAATGTGTCAAAGATGCTCGCGGTATGTGGTAAattgatcaataaaaccctaTTCATTTTTACACAACATATAAACTTGATCCGGGTGTTTCTGTATGATGATTTTTCCTTCATTACGTTGTTTCTTActtgccccccccccccccccccttttttttttctgtcctCTTAATGAATATACTTAAACATCTAAAAATAACTAGATAAAATGTTGCAGGAGGTCCCGGAGAGTCTAAGAGCAGAGGTAGCAATTAGTCTTGTATACGAGGCAGATGCGAGGCTAAGAGATCCTGTGTACGGATGCACCgcagaaatttctgctttaCAACGGCGAGTCGAATCATTGCAACAACAACTCAATTCAGCATGGGATGAACTGCTCAAATACAAGAATCCCCATCATGAAGCCGATATCTTTAACGCAGAGCCCCCACCTTCCCATGATGTAGCCTTGCTTCCTTCCGTTGCCACCACCGCTGCTTTCCCTCCTCCCCCTTCTCCAACAGTACTGCTAGTGCCACCGCCCCCTCCCACCACCTCAGGTTCACTTCTCCTTTCATCCTCTGCTTCGTCCAACCAGTACTGCCCACTATCTGCTGCCGCTGATTTCAGCACCATATCAAATTAAACGACAGTGATTAAATGAAAAATAGTAGTAGTACTAGACTAGCCCTTGTTATTAAATCGTCTCGTTATCCTTTTGCACAGAAATTACTTAGAATGTTGTCGGTACAGCATGTTGTTGAAGCGTTAGTCTCTGGTTGGTAGCCATATATGGGCATTAATTTTCCTTATGAATGCCCTATACAGTGAGGAGGGTGCATGGATTGTTTCTTTGTGTTAAGGTTTTGTGAATGTTTCCTTCAATATTCCATACAAAATTACATGCATGCAAGTACTGGTCCGTTGATGTGGCTTTTAATTTGCTGATACTACTAATTAACTTTGGAATCACTTTTATATGATTAATGTCCCCCTTTTTATCTGTTTTAACTTATGCTTTTGAATTTTTAACGTGTCTAGCTGGCATTTCTGCTTCAGTCAATTCGAGTTGACAATCATCACAATTTCAGTTTTTCTCTCAGTGAATATATAGTCTAAAAAACCACTAGGGCtgctttcctcttcttttttttctttcttggtaGTTTGGTTTCGAGTTGAGATAATTTGAATTGTTGAACACGATGCTAATAGTAATAGTCGTCAGTTAATGGGTAACTTTGGTCTTAATCCATAAGGAGAAACTATTTGCATGCATGCTTGTGATGTACTACTGCTACTTACTAGCCAAATTTACGTCACCAAGTTTCTAGCTCTCGATTCtccttacctttttttttttttttgccttagactggattaagtatcataaaatgtgaaaaaaagacTAGTTTGTTCCCTTCGCGTTTCTTCAAGTATACCTCAAATTTAACCCAAGGTATTTGGCTAAGATGTTGAATTACCATCTGAAGGTCCAG
This portion of the Coffea arabica cultivar ET-39 chromosome 2e, Coffea Arabica ET-39 HiFi, whole genome shotgun sequence genome encodes:
- the LOC113730274 gene encoding uncharacterized protein — encoded protein: MHNRGQDLPPPRFLQIKQDDKFFSRLLSKESSKGEEASFRVLYYGGNTGSIPFTWESQPGTPKHTFSDNSLPPLTPPPSYQLSTPRRKTMQKHSKPNFFNSIFPRASSKKSASFSPPSSLSYSSSSHSSSCSLPSTPKNTSAIHFGLDEDDDHDHMPTSPTSTLCFGAGIKCAGQSGSGHQPMKNVMKKAFLSIVGHGTRA
- the LOC113730273 gene encoding LOB domain-containing protein 3, producing the protein MSAQSFCREKVEKVKIEPDYGLKGLNQIGGGGGGEGGRVIRPCAACKQMRRHCSAKKCPFSPYFPPNEPLRFASVHRVFGASNVSKMLAEVPESLRAEVAISLVYEADARLRDPVYGCTAEISALQRRVESLQQQLNSAWDELLKYKNPHHEADIFNAEPPPSHDVALLPSVATTAAFPPPPSPTVLLVPPPPPTTSGSLLLSSSASSNQYCPLSAAADFSTISN